In one Lolium rigidum isolate FL_2022 chromosome 3, APGP_CSIRO_Lrig_0.1, whole genome shotgun sequence genomic region, the following are encoded:
- the LOC124704002 gene encoding uncharacterized protein LOC124704002, whose amino-acid sequence MASSIASASCALTLHPRVATVVAAAAVAGPSCCRVLLAVAPPRSAWSMRRVGILAPLRCSALEDPGAGSEEGKKEKGSVRKQARGRPVWRRILFASKKTRSIMILNALTVIYASDIPVLKEVEALTEPAVFNMVRFVVAAIPFVPFMIRAFGDRRIRNGGLELGVWISLAYLAQAIGLITSDAGRASFIMAFTVIVVPLIDGIFGASIPKLTWFGAIVSIIGVGLLECGGSPPCVGDVLNFFSAVFFGIHMLRTEQISRSTDKKKFMSLLSFEVLVVAFTSILWFLFKDGFVEVQDSSFESWTFGMLWDSAASFPWIPALYTGVLSTGLCMWAEMVAMAHVSATETAIVYGLEPVWGAAFAWFLLGERWDNAAWIGAALVLCGSLTVQLFGSAPEKSKKVEPRNRNALETTLKQQDRFSLSAIPVDSRKNIGSQLERKDKTL is encoded by the exons ATGGCTTCCTCCATCGCGTCCGCGTCGTGCGCACTGACCTTGCATCCCAGGGTCGCCACGGTGGTTGCAGCTGCGGCGGTGGCAGGCCCCTCCTGCTGCCGCGTGCTGCTCGCCGTTGCGCCTCCCCGCTCGGCCTGGTCGATGCGCCGGGTGGGGATTCTCGCGCCGCTCCGGTGCTCAGCGCTTGAGGACCCCGGTGCTGGTAGTGAGGAAGGCAAGAAGGAGAAGGGAAGCGTGAGAAAGCAAGCGCGCGGGAGGCCGGTGTGGAGGCGGATCCTGTTCGCCTCCAAGAAGACGCGCAGCATCATGATCCTCAACGCCCTCACCGTCATCTATG CAAGTGACATTCCAGTTCTGAAAGAGGTTGAAGCCCTCACAGAACCTGCAGTTTTCAACATGGTGCGCTTCGTTGTTGCAGCCATCCCCTTCGTACCATTCATGATACGCGCATTTGGAGATCGCCGTATACGAAATGGAGGATTAGAGCTAGGAGTTTGGATTAGCTTGGCGTACCTTGCTCAAGCAATTGGGTTGATCACATCTGATGCTGGACGAGCATCCTTCATTATGGCCTTCAcg GTGATAGTTGTGCCTTTGATTGATGGCATATTTGGAGCCTCTATCCCCAAGCTGACTTGGTTCGGGGCCATAGTATCAATTATCGGGGTTGGCCTGCTAGAGTGTGGTGGCTCTCCTCCTTGT GTTGGTGACGTGCTGAACTTCTTCAGTGCGGTGTTTTTTGGGATCCATATGCTTAGAACGGAGCAAATATCAAGAAGTACAGACAAGAAAAAGTTCATGTCTCTTCTTAGCTTTGAG GTCCTTGTTGTGGCTTTCACCTCGATACTCTGGTTTTTGTTCAAAGATGGTTTTGTTGAAGTCCAAGATTCCAGCTTTGAATCATGGACCTTTGGTATGCTTTGGGATTCAGCAGCTTCTTTTCCATGGATACCGGCATTGTACACCGGAGTCCTTTCTACAGGGTTATGCATGTGGGCAGAG ATGGTAGCGATGGCCCATGTTTCAGCAACAGAAACTGCGATTGTTTATGGGCTAGAACCAGTATGGGGAGCTGCCTTTGCTTGGTTCCTCTTAGGTGAAAGATGGGACAATGCTGCATGGATTGGAGCTGCACTTGTACTAT GTGGAAGCCTAACTGTGCAGCTATTTGGGTCAGCTCCTGAAAAGTCCAAGAAAGTAGAACCACGCAACAGGAATGCATTGGAAACCACACTGAAACAGCAGGACCGCTTCTCCCTATCTGCCATCCCTGTCGATTCCAGGAAGAACATAGGGAGCCAATTAGAGAG GAAGGATAAAACATTGTAG